A part of Xenopus tropicalis strain Nigerian chromosome 4, UCB_Xtro_10.0, whole genome shotgun sequence genomic DNA contains:
- the atxn1l gene encoding ataxin-1-like, whose product MKPAHERSQECLPPKKRDLSQNSVNVEEEPKVPGSSANESTTSEASGWPRSVYVAAGQGHGVSYEAAGEEAEAVTVDQYATFYKVAVPAASFSPPGLHPVMNMSSIPSSFNVASPLIQHPGITYPPIHYAPIPHTAVQFLGSPYAVPYTVPPGFLSRAVISPPANLAASHVPHYVPYNSVLVEGVTPPSEAQSPHSISKLNTAQSPSVLMGVVPVDVAKGRVPVFYQHSSQLPVAYPVNEMLLACHSNTELCAPPHAGKDRDIPITSTNGTQRMPDHVSGHRPSKVVDLYSQNAEEQLGRGQENMVDGDVYTGLATQRTEASLLTHRSTPDTDLEVQRVVGSLASQDFCSPSVQKKDMLSPLNLSQNATEQQVQTKRDSVHGKLTNTSPERRQISMYTEQPVKYTEKATLTANGEPAKMKTCPTQQSFLATACQSSKLQGAPDRHIRDTPSDRHSPHTTVASKQPPHSTALPSHFMKGAIIQLATGELKKVEDLQTQDFVRSAEVSGGLKIDSSTVVDIQESQWPGFVTLHFIVGEQQSKVCLDVPPEHPFFVYGQGWSSCSPRQTAQLFALPCHRLQVGDVCISISLQSAVKNDASTVSCTSASKTLSNATEKAVLYSRECLLPEIDGEKNNQLKKKGQSSYVQTLCPHSSAVSSWSSSGVQRHNVPIADTQLSPARHSFIPQEVKLSIEGRSNAGK is encoded by the coding sequence ATGAAGCCTGCACATGAGAGGAGCCAGGAATGTCTTCCACCAAAGAAACGGGATCTGTCACAAAACAGTGTAAATGTGGAGGAGGAACCCAAGGTACCTGGCTCATCTGCTAATGAAAGTACAACAAGTGAAGCTTCAGGATGGCCGAGGAGTGTGTATGTGGCAGCAGGACAGGGACATGGAGTTAGTTATGAAGCTGCGGGGGAGGAAGCAGAAGCTGTAACTGTGGATCAGTATGCAACGTTTTACAAAGTTGCAGTGcctgctgcctccttttcccCACCTGGTCTCCATCCTGTGATGAATATGAGCTCCATCCCATCATCCTTTAATGTAGCTTCTCCTTTGATACAGCACCCAGGTATTACTTATCCACCTATTCATTATGCTCCAATTCCACATACTGCTGTGCAGTTCCTTGGTTCCCCCTACGCAGTTCCATATACAGTTCCACCAGGCTTTCTTTCTCGAGCAGTGATATCACCTCCTGCCAACTTAGCTGCTTCTCATGTCCCTCACTATGTGCCATATAATTCTGTCCTTGTTGAGGGTGTGACTCCACCCTCAGAGGCTCAGTCTCCCCACTCCATAAGCAAACTTAACACTGCACAGTCTCCTTCAGTCCTAATGGGGGTGGTGCCAGTGGATGTTGCAAAGGGAAGAGTGCCTGTATTCTATCAGCATTCCTCTCAGCTGCCAGTAGCCTATCCTGTGAACGAAATGCTTCTGGCATGCCATTCTAACACAGAACTTTGTGCTCCTCCCCATGCGGGTAAAGACAGAGATATTCCAATCACTTCTACAAATGGGACACAAAGGATGCCTGATCATGTCTCTGGCCATAGGCCCAGTAAAGTAGTAGACCTTTACAGCCAAAATGCAGAGGAACAGCTTGGAAGGGGGCAAGAAAATATGGTGGATGGTGATGTTTACACAGGACTGGCAACACAAAGGACAGAGGCTTCTTTGCTAACCCACAGGAGCACCCCAGACACAGATTTGGAAGTTCAGAGAGTTGTTGGGAGTCTGGCTTCTCAAGATTTCTGTTCACCATCTGTTCAGAAAAAAGATATGTTAAGCCCATTAAATCTTTCACAAAATGCAACTGAGCAGCAGGTGCAGACAAAAAGAGATTCTGTTCATGGAAAACTGACTAACACTTCTCCTGAGAGAAGACAGATTAGTATGTATACAGAACAGCCTGTTAAATACACAGAGAAAGCAACATTAACAGCAAATGGGGAGCCAGCTAAAATGAAAACCTGTCCCACACAGCAGTCATTCCTAGCAACTGCATGTCAAAGCTCAAAATTACAAGGGGCACCAGACAGGCATATCCGTGACACTCCTTCAGATAGGCATTCCCCACATACAACTGTAGCGTCTAAACAGCCTCCACATTCCACTGCTTTACCTTCACACTTTATGAAAGGTGCCATTATTCAGCTGGCCACTGGAGAACTGAAAAAGGTAGAAGACCTTCAAACCCAAGACTTTGTGCGGAGCGCTGAAGTGAGCGGGGGCCTGAAGATAGATTCCAGTACTGTTGTGGACATTCAAGAGAGTCAGTGGCCAGGATTTGTGACTCTTCATTTTATTGTGGGTGAACAGCAGAGTAAAGTGTGTCTTGATGTCCCCCCTGAACACCCTTTCTTTGTGTATGGACAAGGCTGGTCTTCCTGTAGCCCTAGGCAGACAGCTCAACTTTTTGCACTTCCTTGCCATCGGCTTCAGGTGGGGGACGTTTGTATATCAATCAGTTTGCAGAGTGCAGTTAAGAATGATGCCTCAACAGTAAGCTGTACTTCTGCAAGTAAGACTCTGTCAAATGCCACCGAGAAAGCAGTGTTATATTCTAGAGAGTGTCTGTTGCCTGAGATAGATGGCGAGAAGAACAATCAGCTTAAGAAGAAAGGTCAAAGTTCCTACGTCCAGACCTTGTGTCCTCATTCCTCAGCTGTATCCAGCTGGTCAAGTTCAGGTGTCCAAAGACATAATGTACCTATTGCAGATACTCAGCTTTCGCCTGCCCGCCACTCTTTTATTCCCCAAGAGGTGAAGCTGTCCATTGAGGGGCGTTCAAATGCAGGGAAGTAA
- the znf821 gene encoding zinc finger protein 821 isoform X2: protein MMKTDIVKQEFSVFGQHERSSSDSEAEDTTIDELSSPTSEEDNLEREVKEEPGVSRTSRENELSGEMVSGAAHDSELFICPLCQLACETQEQLITHVYQHTAAVVSAKSYLCPVCGRALSSPGSLGRHLLIHSEDQLSNCALCGAQFSSHATFNSEKLPEVLSPDTWNQNNHKGSSSCEGKNPETSAVYPAGILLVCNNCTAYRKLMTDQTPTVRKWAARRQNEPAAARVQRLERERTAKKSRRDCETPEEREMRRMRDREAKRQQRMQETDEQRAKRLQRDREAMRLKRANETPEKRQARLIREREAKRLKRRLEKMDMMLRAQFGQDPAAMVALAEMNFFQLPVGNSDLEQQLLGKMELEGQNNGTLP from the exons GTGATAGTGAAGCAGAGGATACCACTATTGATGAGCTGTCCTCCCCCACCTCAGAGGAAGACAACTTGGAGAGAGAAGTAAAGGAGGAGCCTGGAGTCAGCAGAACTAGCAGAGAAAATGAACTTTCTGGGGAAATG GTTTCTGGAGCCGCTCATGATTCTGAACTATTTATTTGCCCATTATGCCAGCTGGCTTGTGAAACCCAGGAACAGCTAATCACTCATGTATACCAG CATACAGCTGCAGTTGTCAGTGCTAAGAGCTATCTGTGTCCTGTGTGTGGGCGAGCCCTCAGCTCTCCGGGGTCATTGGGACGGCACCTGTTGATACATTCAGAAGATCAGCTTTCCAACTGTGCTTTATGTGGGGCACAGTTCTCAAGTCATGCTACCTTCAACAG TGAGAAGTTGCCAGAGGTTTTGTCACCAGATACTTGGAACCAGAATAATCACAAAGGCTCCAGCAGTTGTGAGGGTAAGAACCCAGAGACTAGTGCAGTTTATCCTGCTGGCATCCTACTTGTTTGCAACAATTGCACAGCCTATAGGAAACTGATGACTGACCAGACACCTACAGTCCGTAAATGGGCTGCACGCAGACAGAATGAGCCTGCTGCGGCAAGAGTGCAGAGACTGGAGAGAGAGCGCACAGCGAAGAAAAGCAGACGTGATTGTGAGACCCCAGAAGAGCGTGAGATGCGTAGGATGAGGGACAGAGAGGCAAAAAGGCAGCAACGGATGCAGGAAACTGATGAGCAGAGGGCAAAGCGTTTGCAGCGGGATCGTGAGGCCATGCGTTTGAAACGAGCCAATGAGACACCAGAGAAACGCCAGGCAAGATTAATTAGAGAACGAGAAGCCAAGCGGTTGAAAAGAAGATTAGAAAAAATGGACATGATGTTGCGAGCACAGTTTGGGCAGGACCCTGCTGCTATGGTAGCTTTAGCAGAAATGAACTTTTTTCAGCTTCCTGTAGGGAATTCTGACCTAGAACAACAATTGCTAGGGAAGATGGAGCTTGAAGGTCAAAATAATGGTACTCTACCTTGA
- the alg13l gene encoding ALG13, UDP-N-acetylglucosaminyltransferase subunit-like: protein MGKTVFVTVGTTSFDDLISCVSAKETVRILKGLGYNRLILQIGRGTIEPAPCCTSDFLLEFFRYKDSLVEDIKSADLVISHAGAGSCLETLGEGKPLIVVINEQLMSNHQIELAKQLYKDGHLYYCTCSTIGNTLQTMNLSALKNFSPGKPENFAAFLDKVVGMK, encoded by the exons ATGGGCAAAACTGTGTTTGTTACAGTGGGGACTACAAGCTTTGACGATCTGATCTCCTGTGTGTCTGCAAAAGAAACAGTCAGG ATCCTCAAAGGCCTTGGTTATAATAGACTGATTCTTCAGATTGGTAGAGGAACTATAGAACCAGCGCCATGTTGTACTTCTGACTTCTTGCTGGAGTTTTTTCGATACAAAGACTCTCTTGTGGAAGACATCAAGAGTGCAGATCTTGTAATAAGCCATGCAG GTGCTGGGAGCTGTTTAGAGACACTTGGGGAGGGGAAACCCCTTATTGTTGTGATAAATGAGCAGCTAATGTCCAATCACCAAATAGAACTAGCAAAGCAGCTTTATAAAGATGGACACCTCTATTATTGCACATGCAG CACCATTGGAAACACACTACAGACAATGAACCTTTCAGCCTTGAAGAACTTTTCTCCTGGAAAGCCTGAaaattttgctgcatttttagATAAAGTTGTGGGAATGAAATAA
- the LOC100496630 gene encoding carbohydrate sulfotransferase 4, whose translation MKMLRFSTGKFSILILMAQTLAFVCIIFKFHNSHTTPVKNYQKTHLLVLSTWRSGSSFTGQLFSQHPDVFYLMEPVWHVWSKMNRNSIKLLDMAARDLVRSVFLCDMSVFEAYMPPEKFTSSFFQWETSRALCSPPVCDLFERSDIIPQAHCKLLCPKHPFNMTEQACRSYSHIVLKEVRFFDLKVLYPLLHDPAINLKILHLVRDPRAVFRSRQRTTGALALDTKIVLGAIKSKNWDADYEIIKQICESQVMMYRTVMMPNFNRLRSRYHMVRYEDIANDPIETARQMYQFANLNFTSKLKTWVHNITHGKGQGMSFIINSRDARNVSTAWRDSLPFKTVYKIQNICKEALNVFGYRILKTETEQKNLSYNILLPLTKLNSGNNIP comes from the coding sequence ATGAAAATGTTAAGATTCAGCACTGGCAAGTTCTCCATTTTGATTCTAATGGCTCAGACTTTAGCTTTTGTCTGTATCATTTTTAAATTCCATAACAGCCATACCACACCTGTAAAAAATTATCAGAAGACTCATTTGCTCGTCTTATCAACATGGAGATCTGGATCATCTTTCACTGGGCAACTGTTCAGTCAGCACCCTGATGTATTTTATCTAATGGAGCCAGTTTGGCATGTGTGGTCTAAAATGAATCGAAACAGCATCAAATTATTGGATATGGCAGCCAGGGATCTGGTCCGTTCAGTTTTTCTCTGTGACATGTCTGTGTTTGAGGCCTACATGCCACCAGAAAAATTTACATCAAGCTTTTTTCAGTGGGAGACTAGCAGAGCTCTGTGTTCCCCTCCAGTATGTGATTTATTTGAACGAAGTGATATAATTCCACAAGCTCACTGTAAATTGCTATGTCCCAAACATCCATTTAATATGACTGAACAAGCATGTAGAAGCTACAGTCATATTGTACTTAAAGAAGTGAGATTCTTTGACTTGAAAGTCCTTTATCCTCTGCTTCATGATCCAGCAATAAACCTGAAAATTCTTCACTTAGTCCGAGATCCTCGTGCGGTGTTTCGTTCAAGACAAAGAACAACTGGTGCCCTTGCTTTAGACACCAAGATTGTTTTAGGGGCCATAAAGTCAAAGAACTGGGATGCAGATTATGAGATAATAAAACAAATCTGTGAGAGCCAAGTAATGATGTATAGAACTGTCATGATGCCCAACTTCAATAGGTTGCGTAGCCGCTACCACATGGTGCGCTATGAAGATATTGCTAATGATCCCATTGAAACTGCAAGGCAGATGTACCAGTTTGCAAATCTTAACTTCACCTCCAAACTTAAGACTTGGGTACACAATATAACACATGGTAAGGGCCAAGGTATGAGTTTTATAATCAATTCCAGAGATGCTCGCAATGTCTCCACTGCATGGAGGGATAGCCTTCCATTCAAAACTGTCTACAAAATCCAAAACATTTGTAAAGAAGCTTTAAATGTTTTTGGCTACAGGATTTTGAAGACAGAGACAGAACAGAAAAACCTATCATATAATATTTTGTTACCTCTTACTAAACTTAACAGTGGTAACAATATACCTTAG